One window of Akkermansia biwaensis genomic DNA carries:
- the lysS gene encoding lysine--tRNA ligase: MSEQQQAHPNTTESELIAVRRDKLAKIRELGIDPYGARFDATTTPAELKADFQEDRQVAVAGRLLAIRDMGKSQFFVIGDVRGKIQGFLHRNEVDETTWNLWKLLDRGDWVGITGTTFLTRTGEPTVKVSGLVILSKSLRPLPDKWHGLADKEVTYRKRHLDLISNEESASLFVTRSLMIAEIRRFLQDRGYLEVETPMLQDVAGGAAAKPFETYHNALDMPLTLRIAPELFLKRLMVGGFTKIFELNRSFRNEGIDRRHNPEFTMLEAYCACGDFETMADMVEELICHLAETFCGGLQIDHKDAEGNVLYTIDLTRPWKRADYQDLIRGVAGRDWFDITPEERRARCAELGVEISPDMKDVDVSQQVYEKLVEEKTMNPCFVTHVAKDLVPLAKLNRENPDVVDVYELVINGQEISPGYSELNDPDVQKERLEHQAAGETQRVDYDFIETLEYGMPSAGGIGIGIDRVIMMLTGASSIRDVLLFPQLKRKDS, encoded by the coding sequence ATGTCCGAACAACAGCAGGCACATCCCAATACGACGGAATCCGAACTCATTGCCGTGCGCCGCGACAAGCTCGCCAAAATCCGCGAGCTGGGAATCGACCCCTACGGTGCAAGATTTGACGCGACCACCACGCCCGCCGAGTTGAAGGCCGACTTCCAGGAAGACAGGCAGGTGGCCGTGGCCGGGCGCCTGCTGGCCATTCGGGACATGGGCAAATCCCAGTTCTTCGTCATTGGGGACGTGCGCGGCAAAATCCAGGGCTTCCTGCACCGGAATGAAGTGGACGAAACCACCTGGAACCTGTGGAAGCTGCTGGACCGCGGGGACTGGGTCGGCATTACGGGAACCACGTTCCTGACGCGTACCGGGGAGCCTACCGTCAAGGTCTCCGGCCTGGTCATCCTTTCCAAGAGCCTCCGCCCCCTGCCGGACAAATGGCACGGCCTGGCGGACAAGGAAGTTACCTACCGCAAGCGCCATCTGGACCTCATTTCCAATGAGGAAAGCGCCTCCCTGTTTGTCACCCGCTCCCTGATGATCGCGGAAATCCGCCGTTTCCTTCAGGACCGCGGCTATCTGGAAGTGGAAACCCCCATGCTCCAGGACGTGGCGGGGGGCGCCGCCGCCAAGCCGTTTGAAACGTACCATAACGCGCTGGACATGCCGCTCACGCTGCGCATTGCCCCGGAACTCTTCCTCAAGCGCCTGATGGTGGGCGGATTCACCAAGATTTTTGAACTCAACCGCAGTTTCCGTAACGAGGGCATCGACCGCCGCCACAATCCGGAATTCACGATGCTGGAAGCCTACTGCGCCTGCGGAGACTTTGAAACCATGGCGGACATGGTGGAAGAACTCATCTGCCATCTGGCGGAAACGTTCTGCGGCGGCCTCCAGATCGACCACAAGGATGCGGAAGGCAACGTGCTTTATACCATTGACCTCACGCGCCCGTGGAAGCGTGCCGACTACCAGGACCTGATCCGCGGCGTGGCCGGCCGGGACTGGTTTGACATCACGCCGGAAGAACGCCGCGCCCGCTGTGCGGAACTGGGTGTGGAAATCAGCCCGGACATGAAGGACGTGGACGTTTCCCAGCAGGTATATGAAAAACTGGTGGAGGAAAAAACGATGAACCCCTGCTTCGTCACCCACGTTGCCAAGGACCTGGTGCCCCTGGCCAAGCTCAACAGGGAAAACCCGGACGTGGTGGATGTGTACGAGCTGGTGATCAACGGCCAGGAAATCTCCCCCGGCTATTCCGAACTCAATGACCCGGACGTCCAGAAGGAACGCCTGGAACACCAGGCCGCCGGGGAAACCCAGCGCGTGGACTACGACTTCATTGAAACGCTGGAATACGGCATGCCCTCGGCGGGCGGCATCGGCATCGGCATTGACCGGGTCATCATGATGCTGACAGGCGCGTCTTCCATTCGCGACGTCCTGCTCTTCCCCCAGTTGAAGCGGAAGGACAGTTAA
- a CDS encoding winged helix-turn-helix transcriptional regulator, with translation MTPCPVETTLQLISSRWKVLIIRDLLEGTKRFGELRKSIGPVTQKVLTANLRAMEEDGLLTRKVYAEVPPRVEYTLTELGYSLHPILASMSRWGKAYQQMDIHQAR, from the coding sequence ATGACTCCATGTCCCGTCGAGACGACTCTCCAACTGATTTCCTCCCGATGGAAAGTCCTGATTATCCGGGATTTGCTGGAAGGAACAAAACGATTCGGAGAACTCCGGAAATCCATCGGTCCCGTAACACAGAAAGTCCTGACAGCCAATCTGCGGGCCATGGAAGAAGATGGCCTGCTCACCCGCAAGGTTTATGCCGAAGTCCCCCCGCGCGTGGAATATACACTTACGGAACTGGGCTACAGCCTGCATCCCATTCTGGCTTCCATGTCCCGCTGGGGAAAGGCCTATCAGCAAATGGACATCCACCAAGCCCGCTAG
- the nifJ gene encoding pyruvate:ferredoxin (flavodoxin) oxidoreductase: protein MSDQKTVTYSTIDANEAVASVAYRFSEVIAIYPITPSSPMGESAESWAAVNRKNLWGTVPSVVEMQSEGGAAGTVHGALQTGSLATTFTASQGLLLMIPNMFKIAGELTPAVFHVAARSLAYQALSIFGDHSDVMSARSCGWAMLCGSSTQEAADFAAISHAATLESRIPFMNFFDGFRTSHEIGKIADISDDTLNAMVKTEWLDSFRERALTPDAPVLRGTAQNPDVYFQGRETVNTFYAATPAIVQKAMDKFASLTGRSYHLVDYTGAPDAENVIILMGSGAEAVEETVEAMIARENAKVGVLKVRLFRPFPAAELIKALPATVKKIAVLDRTKEPGAQGEPLHQDVIQALFDAQASGDLAFTNGMPTVVGGRYGLSSKEFTPAMVKGVYDNLAQDKPKNHFTIGINDDVLGTSLPYDEDYSTEADDVTRAMFFGLGSDGTVGANKDAIKIIGQHTDLYVQGYFVYDSKKSGSSTISHLRFGPRPIKSTYLITKANFLALHQPSLLNLFDFLKNAANDATFLMNSPHPADKVWDTLPARMQQQILDKNIKLYTIDAFSVARKTGMGGRINMIMQTCFFKLAGVIPADEAIGYIKKAIAKTYAKKGQEVVDKNIAAVDATLDNLHQVDTTGKTVNGHVIPAVMSANAPEYVQDVLGKMMCGEGDSIPVSQMPVDGTFPNGTSQYEKRNLALDLPEWDPTLCIQCGKCTAVCPHAAIRSKFFSPDALSGAPEGFECLDAKHPDWKGEKFVIQVSPDDCTGCTLCSDVCPAKSKTDPTHKALTMVPNEKIHDKEEANWDFFMSLPDVDRTKVKTDNIRSMQVLRPLFEFSGACAGCGETPYVKMLSQLFGNRLVVANATGCSSIYGGNLPTTPWSHDAEGRGPAWSNSLFEDNAEFGLGFRVSLDKQMEHAIELLHDAAGIVGQELVDKILANPQKDEADIAEQRENIAELKQRITGKPECARLLTLADKLVRKSVWILGGDGWAYDIGYGGLDHILSTGKNVKVLVMDTEVYSNTGGQCSKSTPRAAVAKFATTGKHSVKKDLGLMAMTYGNVYVASVALGAKDEHTLKAFVEAEAYDGPALIIAYSHCISHGINMAKGLQQQKAWVDTGRILLYRYNPDLALQGKNPLIVEGKGPKGDLRDVLLSENRFKLLAKTNKEEFENLLEQAQKDVWRRWNLYQNMAAMPVEKPADAE, encoded by the coding sequence ATGAGTGATCAAAAAACCGTAACTTACAGCACGATTGACGCTAACGAAGCCGTAGCCTCTGTAGCCTATCGTTTTTCTGAAGTCATTGCCATTTACCCCATTACCCCGTCTTCTCCGATGGGTGAATCCGCCGAAAGCTGGGCGGCCGTCAACCGGAAGAACCTGTGGGGGACCGTTCCCTCCGTCGTGGAAATGCAAAGTGAAGGCGGCGCCGCAGGCACCGTTCACGGCGCCCTCCAGACCGGTTCCCTGGCGACGACCTTCACGGCATCCCAGGGCCTCCTGCTGATGATTCCGAACATGTTCAAGATTGCCGGGGAACTGACTCCGGCCGTGTTCCATGTGGCGGCCCGGTCCCTGGCCTACCAGGCCCTTTCCATTTTTGGCGACCACAGCGACGTGATGAGCGCCCGCTCCTGCGGCTGGGCCATGCTTTGCGGTTCCTCCACGCAGGAAGCCGCGGACTTTGCCGCCATTTCCCATGCCGCCACGCTGGAATCCCGCATTCCCTTCATGAACTTCTTCGACGGGTTCCGCACGTCCCATGAAATCGGCAAGATCGCCGATATTTCCGACGATACGCTGAACGCCATGGTGAAGACGGAATGGCTGGATTCCTTCCGCGAACGCGCCCTGACGCCGGACGCCCCGGTACTGCGCGGTACCGCCCAGAATCCGGACGTTTATTTCCAGGGCCGTGAAACGGTCAACACGTTCTATGCCGCCACCCCCGCCATTGTGCAGAAGGCCATGGACAAATTCGCGTCCCTGACGGGCCGCTCCTACCACCTGGTGGACTACACCGGCGCGCCGGACGCTGAAAACGTCATCATCCTGATGGGTTCCGGCGCCGAAGCCGTGGAAGAAACGGTGGAAGCCATGATCGCCCGTGAAAACGCCAAGGTAGGCGTGCTGAAAGTGCGCCTGTTCCGCCCCTTCCCCGCCGCGGAGCTCATCAAGGCCCTTCCCGCCACGGTCAAAAAGATCGCCGTGCTGGACCGCACGAAGGAACCCGGCGCCCAGGGCGAACCGCTCCACCAGGACGTTATCCAGGCCCTCTTTGACGCCCAGGCCAGCGGAGACCTTGCCTTTACCAACGGCATGCCCACGGTGGTCGGCGGACGCTACGGCCTGTCCTCCAAGGAATTCACCCCTGCCATGGTCAAGGGAGTTTATGACAACCTGGCCCAGGACAAGCCCAAGAACCACTTCACGATCGGCATCAACGACGACGTGCTGGGCACCAGCCTTCCCTACGACGAAGACTACTCCACGGAAGCGGACGACGTGACGCGCGCCATGTTCTTCGGTCTCGGTTCCGACGGTACCGTGGGCGCCAACAAGGACGCTATCAAGATCATCGGCCAGCACACGGACCTGTATGTTCAGGGCTACTTTGTATACGACTCCAAGAAGTCCGGTTCCTCCACCATCTCCCACCTGCGCTTCGGCCCGCGCCCGATCAAGTCCACGTACCTGATCACCAAGGCGAATTTCCTGGCCCTGCACCAGCCCTCCCTGCTGAACCTGTTCGATTTCCTGAAGAACGCCGCCAACGACGCCACCTTCCTGATGAACAGCCCGCATCCGGCGGACAAGGTGTGGGACACGCTGCCCGCCCGCATGCAGCAGCAGATCCTGGACAAGAATATCAAGCTTTACACGATCGACGCATTCTCCGTGGCCCGCAAGACGGGCATGGGCGGCCGCATCAACATGATCATGCAGACCTGCTTCTTCAAGCTGGCCGGCGTGATTCCCGCAGATGAGGCCATCGGCTACATCAAGAAGGCCATTGCCAAGACCTACGCCAAGAAGGGGCAGGAAGTGGTGGACAAGAATATCGCCGCCGTGGACGCCACGCTGGACAACCTGCACCAGGTGGACACCACCGGCAAGACCGTCAACGGCCACGTCATCCCGGCGGTCATGTCCGCAAACGCTCCGGAATACGTCCAGGACGTACTGGGCAAAATGATGTGCGGTGAAGGGGACAGCATCCCCGTCAGCCAGATGCCCGTGGACGGCACCTTCCCGAACGGCACCTCCCAGTACGAAAAACGCAACCTCGCCCTGGACCTGCCAGAATGGGACCCCACCCTCTGCATCCAGTGCGGCAAGTGCACGGCCGTCTGCCCGCACGCCGCCATCCGCAGCAAGTTCTTCTCCCCGGACGCCCTGTCCGGCGCTCCTGAAGGCTTTGAATGCCTGGATGCCAAGCATCCGGACTGGAAGGGCGAAAAATTCGTCATCCAGGTCTCCCCGGACGACTGCACGGGCTGCACGCTCTGCTCCGATGTCTGCCCGGCCAAGAGCAAGACGGACCCGACCCACAAGGCCCTGACGATGGTTCCCAACGAGAAGATCCACGACAAGGAGGAAGCCAACTGGGACTTCTTCATGAGCCTGCCGGACGTGGACCGCACCAAGGTGAAGACGGACAACATCCGCTCCATGCAGGTGCTGCGCCCGCTGTTCGAATTCTCCGGCGCCTGCGCCGGCTGCGGCGAAACCCCGTACGTGAAGATGCTTTCCCAGCTCTTCGGCAACCGCCTGGTGGTCGCCAACGCCACGGGCTGCTCCTCCATTTACGGCGGCAACCTGCCCACCACCCCGTGGTCCCACGACGCCGAAGGACGCGGCCCCGCCTGGTCCAATTCCCTGTTTGAAGACAACGCCGAATTCGGCCTTGGCTTCCGCGTCTCCCTGGACAAGCAGATGGAACACGCCATCGAGCTCCTTCATGACGCCGCCGGCATCGTCGGCCAGGAACTGGTGGACAAGATCCTTGCCAATCCGCAGAAGGACGAAGCCGACATCGCCGAACAGCGTGAAAACATCGCGGAACTGAAGCAGAGAATCACCGGCAAGCCGGAATGCGCGCGCCTCCTTACCCTGGCGGACAAACTGGTCCGCAAGAGCGTCTGGATTCTCGGCGGCGACGGCTGGGCCTACGACATCGGTTACGGCGGCCTGGACCACATCCTGTCCACCGGCAAGAATGTGAAAGTGCTGGTCATGGACACGGAAGTATATTCCAACACCGGCGGCCAGTGCTCCAAATCCACCCCGCGCGCAGCCGTGGCCAAATTCGCCACAACCGGCAAGCACAGCGTGAAGAAGGACCTGGGCCTGATGGCCATGACCTACGGCAACGTGTACGTGGCCTCCGTCGCCCTCGGCGCGAAGGACGAACATACGCTGAAAGCCTTCGTGGAAGCGGAAGCCTACGACGGTCCCGCCCTGATCATCGCCTACTCACACTGCATTTCCCACGGCATCAACATGGCCAAGGGCCTGCAGCAGCAGAAGGCCTGGGTGGACACGGGCCGCATCCTCCTGTACCGCTACAATCCGGACCTGGCCCTCCAGGGCAAGAATCCGCTGATCGTGGAAGGCAAGGGACCGAAGGGCGACCTCCGCGACGTCCTGCTCAGCGAAAACCGCTTCAAGCTTCTGGCCAAGACCAACAAGGAAGAATTCGAAAACCTCCTTGAACAGGCCCAGAAGGACGTCTGGCGCCGCTGGAACCTGTACCAGAACATGGCCGCGATGCCCGTTGAAAAACCCGCGGACGCGGAATAA
- a CDS encoding cupin domain-containing protein: MKRMEKIAGGENFSASSVGKFNELGDYVLELSPEVKIPGKVFGGAALHTGGGDFSFQLFQPGTETGFLHTHKNHEELYFFLSGRGEFQVDGTVFPVAEGSVVRVAPPGKRSVRNNGSEPLVMLCVQYRGNTFTSEDALDGDILDEPVKWQ, encoded by the coding sequence ATGAAACGAATGGAAAAAATAGCCGGCGGTGAAAATTTCAGCGCGTCAAGTGTCGGCAAATTTAATGAATTGGGCGATTATGTTCTGGAACTTTCTCCGGAAGTGAAAATTCCGGGCAAGGTATTCGGAGGAGCTGCCCTGCATACAGGCGGGGGGGATTTTTCCTTCCAGCTTTTTCAGCCGGGCACGGAAACGGGATTCCTGCACACGCACAAGAATCATGAGGAACTCTACTTTTTCCTCAGCGGCAGGGGAGAATTCCAGGTGGACGGTACAGTTTTTCCCGTAGCTGAAGGTAGCGTTGTCCGCGTAGCGCCGCCGGGGAAGCGTTCCGTGCGCAATAATGGTTCGGAGCCGCTCGTGATGCTCTGTGTGCAGTATCGCGGAAATACGTTTACGAGCGAGGATGCGCTGGACGGCGACATTCTTGATGAACCTGTGAAGTGGCAATAG
- a CDS encoding PP2C family protein-serine/threonine phosphatase, translating to MARRTPDTLDCASAQWIGKRREQEDVVKSLSVDGGMLGIVCDGMGGHLRGACASCVVADAFASAFAESGQQEIPARLAEALHAGNEALAATQKEPEESGTTLLAAFIRDRCLWWISVGDSPLYLWSGTDGSCMDRLNEDHSMRPIADCLYRKGEMSLQRALRQRCVLRSAVMGGPVELVDISVMPLLLHPGDAVLACSDGLQVWSELLREPSFLALKAARERSSRHLVETVMEQVKDMLEPQQDNASVWAAVVRKS from the coding sequence ATGGCCCGACGCACTCCCGATACCCTGGACTGCGCTTCCGCTCAATGGATCGGCAAACGCCGCGAGCAGGAAGACGTGGTCAAAAGCCTTTCCGTTGACGGCGGAATGCTGGGAATCGTGTGCGACGGCATGGGCGGCCATCTCCGCGGCGCCTGCGCCTCCTGCGTGGTGGCGGATGCATTTGCCTCCGCGTTTGCGGAAAGCGGCCAGCAGGAAATCCCCGCCCGCCTGGCGGAAGCGCTGCACGCGGGCAATGAGGCGCTGGCCGCTACCCAAAAGGAACCTGAAGAATCCGGAACCACCCTACTGGCCGCATTCATCCGGGACCGCTGCCTGTGGTGGATCAGTGTGGGGGATTCCCCCCTTTACTTGTGGAGCGGCACGGACGGGTCCTGCATGGACCGCCTCAATGAAGACCATTCCATGAGACCGATTGCGGACTGCCTTTACCGGAAGGGGGAAATGTCCCTCCAGCGGGCCCTGCGGCAGCGTTGCGTGCTCCGCTCCGCCGTGATGGGCGGCCCCGTGGAGCTGGTAGACATCAGCGTGATGCCCCTGCTGCTCCATCCCGGGGATGCCGTTCTGGCCTGTTCGGACGGCTTGCAGGTCTGGTCCGAACTGTTGAGGGAGCCTTCATTCTTGGCCCTTAAGGCGGCGCGGGAGCGTTCCAGCCGGCATCTGGTGGAAACCGTCATGGAGCAGGTAAAGGACATGCTGGAACCCCAGCAGGACAATGCTTCCGTCTGGGCCG